A single Ochrobactrum sp. BTU1 DNA region contains:
- a CDS encoding phage tail protein, translating into MFYILAILFALLATPAAADPVSIVTGLVGLGSWLFGGTVLANIVLGGLLVAAKYALTSIFQQTPKSSASATETKYGENLVREVGLGVFGTMGHHVYRNAFGKGNRMVQDVFKLSDFRCTELLRVQMDGEWKSLTTDDIAYGRKVLGVHEGGEVWVRFYQGKMDQAADYNLIADANPPGRWTSDHRGAGICYVVVTSRMEADNLTSPPSLMFEVRGAPLYDPRFDTSVGGSGTQRRNNQDTWAFSDNPAVMMYNLELGIYNGTEKIVGRGVAQSRLPLSEWFTAMNICDEVMPDGSKRYAAALIASSGDGVTHETNMTPLREACAGSWIEGVTGEYPIVGANQAVVATITDNDIAWEKSFQLSLTRTRTELVNTVAASYVSPDLFYETTSLTTRVDAAALAQDRERLASKVDYTAVTDPRVGDRLADIAIRASRYQANGNFTVHPKFLGLQVGQWVQWVSARYNRTIKFQVHSKSLGAMGSDSVRDVSISWQEVGDGIFDPTAYATNPPVPTPNGNPDYLAEVQNFAAIPNLVVGDNGEEHPGIRLFWDAIDDITVEGVDIQYWPDNDPSQVFSSFVTKDVTVFQIVNGLTSLTDWWVRTRLRVASGTRPVAWSASVKVHTLNAQGDQNPIDYEGLDDDLKGYLGWIGPQMREIIRQAEELATTTSDNHNANYSDIQRLSRQLTSTFSNAQASWQEDILVATGPNSAIGQQLIRINAQLWDNTGASIVQLLQARVDGVEDEVEAQATAITSLTTVVNNVSANATFRMASSVAPSGWNSRIGMQVEGGTVGDWKSAGLFLDVNSTQARIALMAAQIVFTNGTEFFHPFVIQNNVMYGEGFVMDWAKIVNVSIEWAQIQNAVINNLIVGTSNLDFNAVTATTDTSYNINTSANDVTLSSFVINSPQGNTILLDWFINASLSIIGGSTQSTTTIWLINTTTGAVIRQFSYGLTTGQSTAVSINTAAIDSSAVRGNNTYQVRKTNNQSGTNLSGSGNLKSLVWKR; encoded by the coding sequence ATGTTTTACATTCTGGCGATTTTATTCGCGCTGTTGGCAACACCTGCGGCGGCTGACCCTGTTTCTATTGTAACGGGGCTAGTAGGCCTTGGCTCGTGGCTGTTCGGCGGTACCGTTCTTGCAAACATTGTGCTTGGCGGCCTTCTGGTCGCTGCAAAATACGCGCTCACGTCAATCTTTCAGCAGACGCCTAAGTCCTCGGCCTCTGCCACAGAAACTAAGTACGGCGAAAATCTGGTCCGTGAGGTTGGTCTCGGCGTCTTTGGCACGATGGGGCATCACGTCTATCGCAACGCGTTCGGTAAAGGCAACCGGATGGTGCAGGACGTGTTCAAGCTTTCTGACTTTCGATGCACCGAGCTTTTGCGCGTGCAGATGGATGGCGAGTGGAAGAGCTTAACCACTGACGACATTGCATATGGCAGGAAAGTGCTCGGCGTCCACGAAGGCGGCGAAGTCTGGGTTCGTTTCTATCAGGGGAAGATGGATCAGGCCGCTGATTATAATCTAATTGCCGATGCCAATCCGCCCGGCCGCTGGACCTCAGATCATCGTGGAGCCGGTATTTGCTACGTGGTGGTCACGTCACGCATGGAGGCAGACAATCTGACTTCGCCGCCGAGCCTTATGTTCGAGGTTCGTGGCGCTCCATTGTATGATCCGCGCTTTGACACGAGTGTCGGCGGGTCCGGAACTCAGCGCAGAAACAATCAGGATACTTGGGCGTTCTCCGATAATCCCGCTGTCATGATGTATAATCTTGAACTAGGCATCTACAACGGCACGGAAAAGATCGTTGGCCGAGGCGTTGCGCAGAGCCGTTTGCCTTTGTCTGAATGGTTCACCGCGATGAATATCTGCGATGAAGTCATGCCCGACGGTAGCAAGCGTTATGCAGCGGCATTGATTGCTTCATCTGGTGACGGGGTTACGCACGAAACCAACATGACGCCATTGCGCGAGGCTTGTGCAGGCTCTTGGATTGAAGGCGTTACAGGTGAATATCCAATCGTAGGCGCTAATCAAGCAGTGGTTGCGACAATCACTGATAATGACATCGCATGGGAAAAGTCTTTCCAGCTGTCATTGACGCGCACTCGCACTGAGCTCGTAAACACTGTTGCGGCTTCGTATGTCAGCCCAGACTTGTTCTATGAAACCACGTCTCTCACCACACGTGTTGATGCTGCTGCATTGGCTCAGGATCGCGAGCGGCTGGCTTCCAAGGTGGATTACACCGCCGTCACTGATCCGCGTGTAGGCGACCGTCTGGCAGATATTGCTATCCGTGCCTCACGGTATCAGGCGAACGGCAACTTCACCGTTCATCCAAAGTTCCTCGGGCTGCAGGTCGGCCAGTGGGTTCAGTGGGTTTCAGCCCGCTATAACCGCACGATCAAGTTTCAGGTTCACTCTAAATCGCTTGGCGCAATGGGCAGCGACAGCGTTCGCGATGTTTCCATTTCGTGGCAGGAGGTTGGCGACGGTATCTTTGATCCAACGGCATATGCAACAAACCCGCCCGTTCCGACACCGAATGGAAATCCGGATTACCTTGCTGAGGTGCAAAACTTCGCTGCTATTCCTAACCTGGTTGTAGGGGATAATGGAGAGGAACATCCCGGCATTCGCCTGTTCTGGGATGCGATTGACGACATCACTGTTGAAGGCGTTGATATCCAATATTGGCCTGACAATGACCCGTCACAGGTATTTTCCTCGTTCGTCACGAAAGACGTAACTGTCTTTCAGATTGTCAACGGTCTGACGAGCCTTACTGATTGGTGGGTCAGAACAAGGCTGAGGGTGGCTTCAGGGACAAGGCCGGTAGCTTGGTCTGCATCTGTCAAAGTTCACACCCTCAACGCTCAAGGTGATCAGAACCCAATTGATTACGAGGGGCTTGACGATGATCTGAAAGGTTATCTGGGCTGGATTGGTCCTCAGATGCGCGAAATCATCCGTCAGGCTGAGGAACTCGCAACAACGACATCTGACAACCACAATGCAAATTATTCAGATATCCAGCGCCTAAGCCGTCAGCTCACCAGCACATTCAGCAATGCGCAGGCGAGCTGGCAAGAAGACATCCTTGTCGCAACTGGTCCAAACAGCGCGATAGGGCAGCAACTGATCCGGATCAATGCGCAGCTCTGGGATAATACCGGCGCTAGCATCGTTCAACTTCTTCAGGCCAGAGTTGACGGCGTTGAAGATGAGGTCGAAGCTCAGGCAACGGCAATCACCAGTTTGACGACTGTTGTGAACAATGTCAGCGCAAATGCGACGTTCAGAATGGCAAGCTCGGTTGCGCCGTCTGGTTGGAACTCTCGTATCGGTATGCAGGTTGAGGGCGGGACAGTTGGCGACTGGAAGAGCGCGGGGCTTTTTCTGGACGTCAACAGTACACAAGCTCGCATAGCGCTGATGGCTGCACAGATTGTTTTCACGAACGGCACGGAGTTTTTTCACCCCTTCGTCATTCAGAACAACGTCATGTATGGCGAAGGCTTCGTCATGGACTGGGCGAAGATCGTTAATGTCTCGATAGAGTGGGCGCAAATTCAGAATGCTGTGATCAACAATCTGATTGTGGGAACAAGCAATCTAGACTTCAACGCTGTGACGGCGACGACTGACACATCGTATAATATTAACACTTCAGCCAATGATGTTACCTTGAGCTCATTCGTGATCAACAGTCCGCAAGGCAACACGATTTTGCTGGATTGGTTCATCAATGCATCGTTGAGCATTATCGGTGGTTCGACACAGTCAACAACCACGATCTGGTTGATCAATACCACTACAGGGGCTGTCATTCGACAGTTCAGCTATGGTCTCACCACTGGTCAGAGTACAGCTGTATCCATCAACACGGCGGCTATTGATAGCAGTGCTGTTCGTGGAAACAATACCTATCAGGTCAGAAAGACCAACAACCAGAGCGGAACGAATTTGAGCGGTTCAGGAAATCTGAAATCGCTCGTCTGGAAACGCTGA
- a CDS encoding chitinase codes for MNKTTFFAYARRAPFGGRLSQAQVDGTSAIVAEAERRNLPDEQIAYILATVFHETGGKMQPVVENLNYTSAAQIRKTWPKRFSSIAAAQPYVKSPQALANKVYGGRMGNDSVNDGWTYRGRGLPQITGEDNYKKFGIADAPEKALDLTTAIRILFEGMALGKFTGRKLSEFFGKGKADPEGARAIVNGTDKATLIAGYYRNFLDSLIAAREMKAAAPDDAKPDDVPLLKDKTVQTIVAAGGGTFVTGLIGAVSNPWAFLTVALVLVAIGGGFWLWHTGRLELKRVAA; via the coding sequence ATGAACAAAACAACGTTCTTCGCGTATGCGAGGCGCGCGCCTTTTGGCGGCCGTTTGAGCCAGGCTCAGGTTGATGGCACCTCTGCTATCGTGGCCGAGGCCGAGCGCCGTAATCTACCCGACGAGCAGATCGCGTACATCCTTGCAACGGTCTTTCATGAGACAGGCGGCAAGATGCAGCCGGTTGTTGAGAATCTAAATTACACCAGTGCTGCACAAATTCGGAAGACTTGGCCAAAGCGCTTTTCGTCAATCGCAGCGGCCCAACCTTACGTTAAGAGCCCACAGGCACTTGCCAATAAGGTCTACGGCGGTCGCATGGGCAACGACAGTGTCAACGACGGCTGGACATATCGCGGACGAGGCCTTCCTCAGATCACTGGCGAGGACAATTACAAGAAGTTCGGCATTGCCGATGCACCTGAGAAGGCACTAGATCTTACCACGGCAATCCGCATCCTCTTTGAAGGCATGGCGCTAGGCAAGTTCACGGGGCGCAAGCTGAGTGAATTTTTCGGGAAAGGCAAAGCAGATCCTGAAGGTGCGCGAGCTATCGTCAACGGCACCGACAAGGCCACGCTGATCGCCGGATATTACCGCAACTTCCTAGATAGTCTGATTGCGGCGCGCGAAATGAAAGCCGCTGCTCCTGATGACGCCAAGCCTGACGACGTGCCTTTGCTCAAGGATAAGACGGTGCAGACCATCGTCGCAGCTGGTGGCGGAACGTTCGTGACCGGCCTTATCGGTGCCGTTTCGAACCCATGGGCATTTCTAACTGTCGCACTTGTGCTTGTCGCCATCGGTGGCGGTTTCTGGCTGTGGCATACGGGCAGGCTCGAATTGAAGAGGGTCGCGGCGTGA
- a CDS encoding oxidoreductase has translation MSNDRQRANTRLSKQELARRVAAYQQHGTITKAAAACGVKKSAFHDSIKRAAELGLMGPKETLPGYAIKSLTETPNGTYMRQTKEAGPVYKATAGLAVKGKTTLVNSEGRIVTQHIMERADDKARAEAIAAIVAGYRDQIPHVNIMPAPRRTNDDLCNLFILTDVHAGMLAHREETGADYDTKIAERLVIDWMAAAVDCSPKADTAVLAVLGDFLHYSSLEAVTPASGHVLDADSRYFKVVRAAIRILRHSINMLLQSHKRVEVFISTGNHDEGVSVVLREFTAVMYEDEPRCRVDTSPSLYQAFEWGATGLYLHHGHKRGVKDLDRVFAGMFREMFGRCKFNYGHCGHLHSDALVSTPIMKIERHETLSGRDAYAASGGYLSGRSAKVITYSQKFGEVARITMSPEMVKGAAKYDAANDNHALRRAV, from the coding sequence ATGTCCAATGACAGACAGCGGGCGAACACGCGCCTCTCAAAACAAGAACTAGCCCGCCGTGTTGCTGCTTATCAGCAGCACGGCACCATAACGAAGGCCGCTGCTGCTTGCGGAGTCAAAAAGTCTGCGTTTCACGACAGTATCAAACGCGCGGCTGAGCTCGGCTTGATGGGTCCGAAGGAAACGCTGCCCGGTTACGCAATCAAAAGCCTGACCGAGACGCCTAACGGCACCTACATGCGCCAGACGAAAGAGGCTGGCCCTGTTTATAAGGCGACTGCCGGTCTGGCGGTAAAAGGCAAGACGACGCTCGTTAACAGCGAAGGCCGCATCGTAACGCAGCATATCATGGAGCGTGCGGACGATAAGGCGCGAGCAGAAGCGATCGCTGCTATTGTGGCCGGGTACAGGGACCAGATTCCGCACGTCAACATTATGCCAGCTCCCAGACGGACGAATGATGATCTCTGCAATCTCTTCATATTGACTGACGTTCACGCAGGGATGTTGGCGCATCGCGAAGAGACTGGCGCTGATTATGATACCAAGATTGCCGAGCGGCTAGTTATTGACTGGATGGCTGCTGCGGTGGATTGTTCGCCAAAGGCCGACACGGCTGTTCTAGCGGTTCTGGGTGATTTCCTGCATTATTCGTCGCTGGAAGCGGTAACGCCTGCCAGCGGGCATGTGTTAGACGCGGATTCGAGATATTTCAAGGTGGTGCGCGCTGCTATCCGTATTCTGCGGCACAGCATCAACATGCTGTTGCAGTCTCACAAACGGGTGGAAGTGTTCATTTCAACCGGCAATCACGACGAAGGCGTTTCCGTTGTACTGAGAGAATTCACGGCCGTAATGTATGAGGACGAGCCTAGATGCCGCGTGGATACATCGCCATCACTTTATCAGGCTTTTGAGTGGGGCGCGACCGGCCTGTATCTTCATCATGGGCACAAAAGAGGCGTTAAAGACTTAGACCGTGTATTCGCAGGCATGTTCCGTGAAATGTTTGGCCGATGCAAATTCAATTACGGACACTGCGGCCATCTTCATTCAGACGCCTTAGTTTCAACGCCTATCATGAAGATCGAGCGCCATGAAACCTTATCAGGCAGAGATGCTTATGCTGCTAGTGGAGGCTATCTGTCGGGTCGGAGTGCGAAGGTTATAACTTACTCACAAAAATTCGGAGAAGTGGCCCGCATCACCATGTCGCCAGAGATGGTAAAAGGCGCAGCCAAGTACGATGCAGCTAATGATAACCACGCATTAAGGAGAGCGGTATGA
- a CDS encoding NAD-dependent epimerase/dehydratase family protein: MSNARVLVLGGAGFIGTHLCSQLLRDGYEVSVFGRSEPKHADNRIRYISGDFSDARIVQHVVMGQDYIFHLIHGTNPPNVNSDITGDIKRTVLPTLSFLEACAGSSIKKVLFLSSGGTVYGNNGVVASRENDPTIPMSAYGAHKLLLENYFRVFATAKNLDYTILRLSNPYGPFQSTEKGVGLIAAVVNAIKSGATLDVYGDGGTQRDYIFVSDAVKAMSAAIPYAGEHKIFNIGSGEGRSVSEIISLVEDATRSRLNKKTLPERSFDVKKSVLDISLIRNELNWRPIIGLREGITITLNSL, encoded by the coding sequence TTGTCAAACGCACGTGTTTTGGTGTTGGGAGGGGCTGGATTTATCGGGACCCATCTGTGTTCACAACTCTTACGGGATGGGTACGAGGTGAGTGTGTTCGGCAGATCGGAGCCTAAGCACGCGGATAACAGAATCCGGTACATCAGTGGTGACTTTTCCGATGCAAGAATCGTACAACATGTAGTCATGGGACAAGATTACATCTTTCATCTCATACACGGAACAAATCCTCCAAATGTTAACTCGGATATAACCGGAGATATCAAACGCACAGTCTTGCCGACATTGTCTTTTCTTGAGGCTTGCGCCGGTTCTTCTATTAAAAAAGTTCTTTTTCTAAGTTCCGGTGGAACCGTTTATGGAAATAACGGAGTTGTAGCTTCGAGAGAAAATGATCCTACTATCCCCATGAGTGCTTATGGCGCTCACAAACTTCTGCTAGAAAATTACTTTCGTGTTTTTGCTACTGCGAAAAACCTTGATTACACTATTCTTCGTCTTTCTAATCCCTATGGCCCGTTTCAATCGACTGAAAAAGGAGTTGGGCTAATCGCGGCGGTAGTTAACGCAATTAAATCTGGGGCCACGCTCGACGTTTATGGAGATGGAGGCACTCAGAGAGATTATATCTTTGTTTCTGACGCGGTGAAGGCGATGTCGGCTGCTATACCTTATGCTGGGGAGCACAAGATTTTCAACATTGGGAGTGGAGAAGGCAGAAGTGTCAGCGAAATAATATCACTAGTAGAAGATGCGACGAGAAGTCGTCTAAATAAAAAAACTCTTCCAGAACGAAGTTTCGATGTTAAGAAAAGCGTTCTGGATATATCACTAATCAGAAATGAACTAAACTGGCGTCCAATCATCGGATTGCGTGAGGGCATCACCATCACATTGAATAGCTTATAG
- a CDS encoding glycosyltransferase produces the protein MTNHNFEMPDAANLEIRPYDNLNVSHAYTASKQWNFGVNANARLINDIFNDGLTSDIVWQPDTYHSAKKYSDKSTAKRIVDIGCGSALKLKSLFSELDLEVFAVDFAGSLTAAIENYPAANHIECDLTSWNEVIDLAKRFRDGIPTVVVCADVIEHLPDPRPLLAFVRLILESNTQNRAFISTPDRSRLGYQSLSAKPANPAHVREWTNAELRNLLLASGFCVESMSNIRANVHDDKASTLLAECSFDSVAYKEIAARYGIQDQNVSSLMLTTEYPGLVPSGGIGTFVADWHRSTPGSAVFAAFDFDKKNIAKGDAVFSAADLVDPSKIDDVGASDLLLESLLQFLFIFPDLREIHFQEYLGIGMRIAQAKHAGILPDSITTVVHCHGNQHYLENASNYWFGQDSQMFAIKEKISIELSDVVVFPSVFLRNFYAQSGINIANDKVMMCPYRYPNIDVFNANYSNVKRIVFIGKLIPMKGFDLFCSSFDSAFCTELKSKGIEEVVLIGRGPRGGFHNEPEIRKAFKVSIHTDFDFNKLVGYIRENRGDSLFVEPYRGDNFPLAVYDVVANGGLLLAGNAGGIPEMFKVDAWRDCLVDLNADSLRYKIREFVDLNNAKKSSIIDDLTADLRRSNADAAQIRYANGHQSDLASLTASIMIPFYNTDISEFEDLLKAINQQSVRPSEVIIVNDASNYKSRQDMEAVTKRVLKVPFRIIDHAYNCGLAGARNTALSACETDLILNADSDDVPLNDWVKTIVEAFERDPSAAAAVPYLEAFDAGTDYNKQVSKGRYVYRPIGDGFVTSQTKNDLGHANSGYRVSFARGMGGWNANSKAKYEDWAFFLNVIANGLRIAIIPKVTCLYRVRKNSMARTYSDWPGEIRLYQTSAGLSRFETLQLQRLCRTQGESGDLLARLHAYENRKIIRLVNAISVRAHRFPRLYSALRRVASLVWRVLAYLNNKFR, from the coding sequence GTGACAAACCACAATTTTGAAATGCCAGACGCTGCCAATTTAGAGATTCGCCCATACGATAATCTCAATGTTTCTCACGCTTATACAGCAAGCAAACAATGGAATTTTGGTGTAAATGCCAATGCTCGTCTAATCAATGACATTTTCAATGATGGTTTAACTTCAGACATTGTCTGGCAGCCCGATACATATCATTCGGCCAAGAAGTATTCAGATAAATCCACTGCAAAACGTATCGTTGATATTGGTTGTGGGAGTGCCTTAAAACTCAAGAGTCTTTTTTCAGAGCTAGACCTGGAAGTCTTTGCCGTTGATTTCGCTGGTTCTCTTACAGCTGCTATCGAAAATTATCCAGCTGCGAACCACATCGAATGCGACTTGACTTCGTGGAATGAGGTGATTGATCTGGCGAAACGGTTCCGAGATGGTATTCCGACCGTGGTTGTTTGTGCGGACGTAATAGAGCATTTGCCAGACCCTCGTCCGTTACTGGCATTTGTTCGGTTGATATTAGAAAGTAACACACAAAATAGGGCTTTCATATCAACCCCTGATAGATCACGGCTAGGGTATCAATCATTATCCGCGAAGCCTGCAAACCCCGCGCATGTTCGCGAATGGACTAATGCCGAGCTTCGTAACTTGCTGCTAGCATCTGGATTCTGCGTTGAGAGTATGTCGAATATTCGCGCGAATGTTCATGATGATAAGGCCAGCACGCTTTTAGCGGAGTGCTCATTTGATTCAGTGGCATATAAAGAAATTGCAGCACGGTACGGAATTCAAGACCAGAACGTATCATCATTAATGTTGACAACAGAGTACCCGGGTTTAGTGCCAAGTGGAGGCATTGGAACCTTCGTAGCTGATTGGCACCGGTCAACTCCTGGGTCTGCAGTTTTCGCGGCGTTCGACTTCGATAAGAAGAATATAGCAAAGGGTGACGCAGTATTCAGTGCTGCAGATTTAGTCGATCCTTCTAAGATAGACGATGTTGGTGCATCTGACTTATTGCTCGAGTCCCTGCTTCAGTTTCTTTTCATTTTTCCCGATCTCAGAGAGATTCATTTTCAAGAGTATCTCGGAATAGGTATGCGGATTGCCCAGGCGAAACACGCCGGCATCTTACCAGATTCAATAACAACAGTGGTGCATTGCCACGGTAATCAGCATTATCTCGAGAATGCTAGTAATTATTGGTTTGGCCAAGATTCTCAGATGTTCGCGATAAAAGAGAAAATCTCGATTGAACTATCGGATGTTGTAGTATTTCCATCTGTATTTCTGCGAAATTTTTACGCACAATCTGGCATTAATATCGCGAATGATAAGGTTATGATGTGCCCTTATCGCTATCCGAACATTGACGTTTTCAACGCGAATTATTCAAATGTTAAGCGGATCGTTTTTATTGGCAAGTTGATACCAATGAAAGGTTTCGATTTATTTTGCTCGTCCTTTGATTCAGCATTCTGTACAGAGCTAAAATCTAAAGGCATTGAAGAAGTCGTCTTGATTGGTCGCGGACCAAGAGGCGGTTTCCACAATGAGCCAGAAATTCGAAAGGCTTTTAAGGTATCTATTCACACCGATTTCGATTTCAACAAGCTGGTTGGATACATAAGAGAAAATAGAGGTGACAGTCTATTTGTTGAGCCTTACCGTGGAGATAACTTCCCGCTAGCTGTTTACGATGTCGTGGCGAATGGGGGCCTGCTTCTTGCTGGAAACGCCGGTGGCATACCTGAAATGTTCAAAGTCGACGCCTGGCGGGACTGCCTCGTTGATCTCAATGCGGACTCCCTCCGTTATAAAATTCGAGAATTTGTTGACCTGAATAACGCAAAAAAATCGAGTATTATTGATGATCTAACTGCTGATCTAAGAAGATCAAATGCTGATGCAGCCCAAATAAGATATGCTAATGGTCATCAAAGTGACTTGGCCAGCTTAACCGCTTCCATCATGATACCGTTTTACAATACGGACATAAGTGAGTTTGAAGACCTATTAAAGGCAATAAACCAACAATCAGTTCGGCCGTCTGAAGTAATAATTGTAAATGATGCTTCAAACTACAAGAGCCGCCAAGATATGGAGGCTGTCACCAAGCGAGTCCTCAAAGTACCTTTCAGGATCATTGATCATGCGTACAATTGCGGTCTGGCTGGTGCTCGCAATACAGCGTTATCAGCTTGTGAGACAGACTTAATATTGAACGCTGACTCTGATGACGTACCTCTAAATGATTGGGTGAAGACTATTGTTGAAGCCTTTGAAAGAGATCCGTCAGCCGCAGCTGCAGTTCCATATTTAGAAGCTTTCGATGCTGGTACTGACTATAACAAACAGGTCTCTAAGGGGCGATACGTCTATCGTCCAATCGGCGACGGTTTCGTTACGTCTCAGACTAAAAACGATCTAGGTCATGCAAATTCGGGCTATAGAGTTTCTTTCGCACGGGGAATGGGCGGGTGGAACGCAAACTCAAAAGCAAAATACGAAGATTGGGCTTTTTTTCTCAATGTTATAGCAAACGGATTGCGCATTGCTATTATTCCAAAAGTTACTTGTCTCTACCGTGTGCGCAAGAATTCTATGGCTAGAACATATTCGGATTGGCCAGGGGAGATAAGGCTGTACCAGACCAGTGCGGGATTATCTCGATTTGAAACGCTTCAGCTACAACGTCTTTGCAGAACTCAAGGCGAATCTGGTGATCTGTTAGCGCGTTTGCACGCTTATGAAAATCGAAAGATTATAAGATTAGTTAACGCAATTTCAGTTCGGGCACATCGATTTCCGAGGCTATATTCTGCTCTAAGAAGAGTAGCGTCTCTCGTTTGGCGAGTGCTAGCTTACCTTAATAATAAGTTCAGATGA
- a CDS encoding glycosyltransferase family 29 protein has translation MTGLAKLRHPNRIRIPLKRYVSFYTNKLRNTLTCSPSTIALVGNSETAAGKASEIDAHDFVVRINRAMHYGRTGVKTDALAIINWSSPGCWMSNGETPINPDALASAKTIWLPMPPEEMESVRNDQPGDFPWPGYVDFTADVIDKLVNGRPFVRFPPMIWRDLTEGLRRLGAEHTKAASTGALILAYLVRAYPKSSISLYGFSYEGWPGHPWEQEKKWASSCSNVISR, from the coding sequence ATGACCGGTCTGGCAAAATTACGTCACCCCAATAGGATTAGGATTCCGTTGAAGAGATACGTTTCGTTTTACACAAATAAGCTGCGCAACACTTTGACGTGTTCGCCCTCGACTATTGCCCTCGTCGGTAATAGCGAAACAGCAGCGGGCAAAGCGTCTGAGATTGATGCTCATGACTTTGTTGTACGCATTAACCGAGCCATGCATTACGGACGAACGGGTGTTAAGACCGATGCCCTAGCGATTATAAACTGGAGCAGTCCGGGATGCTGGATGAGTAACGGAGAAACACCCATCAATCCAGATGCGCTGGCGTCAGCAAAGACGATCTGGTTGCCAATGCCACCGGAAGAAATGGAATCCGTCAGAAATGATCAACCTGGGGACTTCCCTTGGCCAGGATATGTAGATTTCACTGCAGATGTAATTGATAAACTCGTAAATGGGCGCCCGTTTGTGAGATTTCCGCCTATGATTTGGCGCGACTTGACCGAAGGCTTACGACGACTAGGGGCCGAACATACAAAAGCTGCAAGCACAGGTGCGTTGATACTCGCTTACCTCGTGCGGGCATATCCTAAGTCCTCAATCAGTCTTTACGGATTTTCTTATGAAGGCTGGCCTGGTCACCCTTGGGAACAAGAAAAAAAATGGGCATCGTCTTGTTCCAATGTAATTTCCAGATAA